In the Cydia amplana chromosome 14, ilCydAmpl1.1, whole genome shotgun sequence genome, one interval contains:
- the LOC134654055 gene encoding zinc finger protein 157-like isoform X20 → MFEQQIKAEPMSLFPSFYTSHAHVHSGPPTIIRSDSHSIINMNQHHPEDSKDSLIVQQQVQHQQDLMDQQHQQDLQQDDEVSELSFKGMDDEGVEMDMDGRQCSQALGVDMGSVQTKMEVSNGGQTTPRSKPQACKVCGKVLSSASSYYVHMKLHSGNKPFQCTVCDAAFCRKPYLEVHMRTHTGERPFQCDLCLKRFTQKSSLNTHKRVHTDEHMRALMVKERPYKCELCGVRFTQSSSLNRHKKIHTEEHIQSLINKVRPYQCDICDKRFTQKSSLGTHKRIHTVQGRPFQCLSCPAAFTCKQYLEIHTRTHTGERPYQCDICLKRFTQKSSLNIHKRTHSVQGRPFQCLQCPAAFTCKQYLEIHNRTHTGERPYQCDVCLKRFAQKSTLNIHKRTHTVQGRPYQCMECPAAFTCKPYLEIHMRTHTGERPFECDVCYKRFTQKSTLNIHKRIHTGERPYACDICQKRFAVKSYVTAHRWSHVADKPLNCDRCSMTFTSKSQFALHIRTHSAGSCYECSVCGRTFVRDSYLIRHHNRVHRDNHSNVSANSIGTINNVATNTNNSNNSNFVDSPGVCDLSFVPMVNRYMTSQGTQVSMQDTSKMSAMSPQSIASISSPPPPHTPTPQPQMSGQMHLAD, encoded by the exons ATGTTCGAACAGCAGATCAAGGCTGAGCCCATGAG TTTGTTCCCCAGCTTCTACACATCCCACGCCCACGTCCACTCCGGCCCGCCCACGATCATCCGCTCCGACTCGCACTCCATCATCAACATGAACCAGCACCATCCCGAAGACTCCAAGGACAGCCTCATAGTACAACAGCAAGTACAACATCAGCAGGATCTGATGGACCAACAACACCAGCAAGATTTACAGCAGGATGACGAGGTTAGTGAG CTAAGCTTTAAAGGAATGGATGATGAAGGCGTCGAAATGGATATGGATGGTCGGCAATGCTCGCAG GCCTTGGGCGTCGATATGGGTTCAGTTCAAACAAAAATGGAAGTATCAAACGGAGGCCAAACAACTCCACGGTCAAAACCACAAGCCTGTAAG GTTTGCGGGAAGGTACTCTCGTCCGCTTCATCTTATTACGTTCATATGAAGCTTCATTCCGGAAACAAGCCTTTTCAGTGCacg GTTTGCGACGCAGCTTTCTGCCGCAAACCGTACTTGGAAGTCCACATGCGTACACACACCGGCGAGAGGCCCTTCCAGTGCGATTTGTGCCTCAAACGCTTCACCCAGAAGTCCAGCCTCAACACGCACAAGCGCGTCCACACCG ATGAGCACATGCGCGCCTTGATGGTGAAGGAGCGGCCCTACAAGTGTGAGCTCTGTGGCGTCAGGTTCACGCAGAGCTCCAGCCTCAACCGCCACAAGAAAATACACACGG AGGAGCACATACAATCGCTGATCAACAAGGTGCGCCCGTATCAGTGCGACATTTGCGACAAGAGGTTCACGCAGAAGTCGAGCCTGGGCACTCATAAGCGTATACACACTG TCCAGGGCAGACCGTTCCAGTGCCTGTCGTGTCCCGCCGCCTTCACGTGCAAGCAGTACCTGGAGATTCACACGCGCACGCACACCGGCGAGCGGCCCTATCAGTGCGACATCTGCCTCAAGCGATTCACGCAGAAGTCCAGCCTCAACATCCACAAGCGGACCCACTCAG TACAGGGCCGGCCTTTCCAGTGCCTACAATGCCCGGCCGCCTTCACTTGCAAGCAGTACCTGGAGATCCATAATCGCACGCACACAGGCGAAAGGCCTTACCAATGCGATGTTTGCCTCAAGAGATTCGCGCAAAAGTCCACACTCAACATACATAAACGAACGCACACAG TGCAAGGTCGGCCGTATCAGTGCATGGAGTGTCCGGCCGCGTTCACTTGCAAGCCGTACTTGGAGATACACATGCGGACTCACACCGGCGAGAGGCCGTTTGAGTGCGATGTCTGTTACAAGCGCTTCACGCAGAAATCGACGCTCAACATTCACAAGCGAATCCACACCG ggGAACGGCCTTATGCCTGTGACATTTGTCAGAAACGATTCGCCGTCAAGAGCTACGTAACAGCACACAg ATGGTCCCACGTGGCGGACAAGCCGCTGAACTGCGACCGCTGCTCGATGACGTTCACGTCCAAGTCGCAGTTCGCGCTGCACATCCGCACGCACTCGGCCGGCTCCTGCTACGAGTGCAGCGTCTGCGGCCGCACCTTCGTCCGGGACAGCTATCTAATACG ACATCACAATCGCGTGCACCGCGACAACCACAGCAACGTGTCGGCCAACAGCATCGGAACCATCAACAACGTCGCGACCAACACCAACAACTCCAATAACAGCAATTTTGTTGATTCACCCGGCGTTTGTGACTTAAG CTTTGTTCCTATGGTGAATCGTTATATGACGTCGCAAGGAACGCAGGTTTCTATGCAAGATACGAGCAAGATGTCTGCTATGTCGCCACAGTCTATCGCGTCGATAT CTTCGCCGCCTCCGCCGCACACCCCCACTCCGCAGCCCCAGATGTCGGGTCAGATGCACCTGGCAGACTGA
- the LOC134654055 gene encoding zinc finger protein 431-like isoform X16: protein MFEQQIKAEPMSLFPSFYTSHAHVHSGPPTIIRSDSHSIINMNQHHPEDSKDSLIVQQQVQHQQDLMDQQHQQDLQQDDEVSELSFKGMDDEGVEMDMDGRQCSQALGVDMGSVQTKMEVSNGGQTTPRSKPQACKVCGKVLSSASSYYVHMKLHSGNKPFQCTVCDAAFCRKPYLEVHMRTHTGERPFQCDLCLKRFTQKSSLNTHKRVHTDEHMRALMVKERPYKCELCGVRFTQSSSLNRHKKIHTEEHRRALLAKERPYQCGVCYLRFTQKSSLGRHGKIHTEEHRRALLEKVRPYQCHICFMRFTQKSSLGRHGKIHTEEHIQSLINKVRPYQCDICDKRFTQKSSLGTHKRIHTGERPFQCTVCLKSFTQKCALNLHEKIHTVQGRPFQCLQCPAAFTCKQYLEIHNRTHTGERPYQCDVCLKRFAQKSTLNIHKRTHTVQGRPYQCMECPAAFTCKPYLEIHMRTHTGERPFECDVCYKRFTQKSTLNIHKRIHTGERPYACDICQKRFAVKSYVTAHRWSHVADKPLNCDRCSMTFTSKSQFALHIRTHSAGSCYECSVCGRTFVRDSYLIRHHNRVHRDNHSNVSANSIGTINNVATNTNNSNNSNFVDSPGVCDLSFVPMVNRYMTSQGTQVSMQDTSKMSAMSPQSIASISSPPPPHTPTPQPQMSGQMHLAD, encoded by the exons ATGTTCGAACAGCAGATCAAGGCTGAGCCCATGAG TTTGTTCCCCAGCTTCTACACATCCCACGCCCACGTCCACTCCGGCCCGCCCACGATCATCCGCTCCGACTCGCACTCCATCATCAACATGAACCAGCACCATCCCGAAGACTCCAAGGACAGCCTCATAGTACAACAGCAAGTACAACATCAGCAGGATCTGATGGACCAACAACACCAGCAAGATTTACAGCAGGATGACGAGGTTAGTGAG CTAAGCTTTAAAGGAATGGATGATGAAGGCGTCGAAATGGATATGGATGGTCGGCAATGCTCGCAG GCCTTGGGCGTCGATATGGGTTCAGTTCAAACAAAAATGGAAGTATCAAACGGAGGCCAAACAACTCCACGGTCAAAACCACAAGCCTGTAAG GTTTGCGGGAAGGTACTCTCGTCCGCTTCATCTTATTACGTTCATATGAAGCTTCATTCCGGAAACAAGCCTTTTCAGTGCacg GTTTGCGACGCAGCTTTCTGCCGCAAACCGTACTTGGAAGTCCACATGCGTACACACACCGGCGAGAGGCCCTTCCAGTGCGATTTGTGCCTCAAACGCTTCACCCAGAAGTCCAGCCTCAACACGCACAAGCGCGTCCACACCG ATGAGCACATGCGCGCCTTGATGGTGAAGGAGCGGCCCTACAAGTGTGAGCTCTGTGGCGTCAGGTTCACGCAGAGCTCCAGCCTCAACCGCCACAAGAAAATACACACGG AGGAACACAGACGCGCGCTGCTGGCCAAGGAACGGCCCTACCAATGCGGCGTCTGCTATCTCAGATTCACGCAGAAATCGAGTTTGGGCCGGCACGGAAAAATTCATACCG AGGAGCACAGACGAGCCCTGTTAGAGAAAGTGCGGCCGTACCAGTGCCACATCTGTTTTATGCGCTTCACTCAGAAGTCCAGCCTGGGCCGACATGGGAAAATACATACTG AGGAGCACATACAATCGCTGATCAACAAGGTGCGCCCGTATCAGTGCGACATTTGCGACAAGAGGTTCACGCAGAAGTCGAGCCTGGGCACTCATAAGCGTATACACACTG GGGAGCGGCCGTTCCAGTGCACCGTCTGCCTCAAGTCCTTCACGCAGAAGTGCGCGCTCAATTTGCACGAAAAAATACATACGG TACAGGGCCGGCCTTTCCAGTGCCTACAATGCCCGGCCGCCTTCACTTGCAAGCAGTACCTGGAGATCCATAATCGCACGCACACAGGCGAAAGGCCTTACCAATGCGATGTTTGCCTCAAGAGATTCGCGCAAAAGTCCACACTCAACATACATAAACGAACGCACACAG TGCAAGGTCGGCCGTATCAGTGCATGGAGTGTCCGGCCGCGTTCACTTGCAAGCCGTACTTGGAGATACACATGCGGACTCACACCGGCGAGAGGCCGTTTGAGTGCGATGTCTGTTACAAGCGCTTCACGCAGAAATCGACGCTCAACATTCACAAGCGAATCCACACCG ggGAACGGCCTTATGCCTGTGACATTTGTCAGAAACGATTCGCCGTCAAGAGCTACGTAACAGCACACAg ATGGTCCCACGTGGCGGACAAGCCGCTGAACTGCGACCGCTGCTCGATGACGTTCACGTCCAAGTCGCAGTTCGCGCTGCACATCCGCACGCACTCGGCCGGCTCCTGCTACGAGTGCAGCGTCTGCGGCCGCACCTTCGTCCGGGACAGCTATCTAATACG ACATCACAATCGCGTGCACCGCGACAACCACAGCAACGTGTCGGCCAACAGCATCGGAACCATCAACAACGTCGCGACCAACACCAACAACTCCAATAACAGCAATTTTGTTGATTCACCCGGCGTTTGTGACTTAAG CTTTGTTCCTATGGTGAATCGTTATATGACGTCGCAAGGAACGCAGGTTTCTATGCAAGATACGAGCAAGATGTCTGCTATGTCGCCACAGTCTATCGCGTCGATAT CTTCGCCGCCTCCGCCGCACACCCCCACTCCGCAGCCCCAGATGTCGGGTCAGATGCACCTGGCAGACTGA